One window of Phycisphaeraceae bacterium genomic DNA carries:
- a CDS encoding RDD family protein — MGMNRAMILIGFVVWVCAHCARAEMPSAGSVSGLAGPSHGWVVLPDPNPRNERATMLAHVAPRAGLYGASDGLLYPAMRLEQPAVAIAAVSDRVYMLFDPPPERDSGSLEVLSLRAVLTPIAGMYAYEPRGRLDAHRSLSRRGGLLGVAGTSEGVFAVVRSDEPGAVGGVVVSRLSGSAWDEVTPFPTDGDGGVDLQRPVDVVTIDGRLGIVGHARGGGLSVWVRSVEPGPGSENGDDDAGVWVRRGLASVPDEVPGVRFVGVGSVLVAVGWLGSSLNYWTDIGGGWYRIAAHDECGQPVGIVPLGDVGRVVAVWTGEGDEGGVERGAASAKVWEVSASTGLVFHDGSAARRGPLSTQDFRALVVLLVGATTAVLLFVIRIGDDSGVLTLPRGVALAPSGRRVAASVIDLCVAVGAVWLLTGASPGQQLDVLKLTPGGMGVMGLVDIVVVGFFAGTIAEAFFGCSIGKGLLGCEVLPVVGRETIDRRGLGLLRAATRNAVKWALPPAAMLGLFEAGGRHRGDVAAGAVVVERFDPEESSVRGE; from the coding sequence ATGGGTATGAACCGAGCGATGATCCTGATCGGTTTCGTCGTGTGGGTGTGCGCTCATTGCGCGCGAGCCGAAATGCCTTCGGCGGGGAGTGTGTCGGGCCTCGCGGGTCCATCGCATGGCTGGGTTGTGCTGCCGGATCCGAACCCCCGCAATGAGCGAGCGACGATGCTTGCGCACGTCGCGCCGAGGGCGGGGTTGTATGGCGCGTCGGATGGATTGCTCTATCCCGCGATGCGTCTAGAGCAACCGGCGGTTGCGATCGCGGCGGTCTCCGACCGTGTGTACATGCTCTTCGATCCGCCTCCGGAGCGTGATTCGGGCTCGCTGGAGGTGTTGTCGCTTCGAGCGGTGCTGACGCCGATCGCGGGGATGTATGCGTATGAGCCGCGTGGACGCTTGGATGCGCACCGCTCGCTCTCCAGGCGAGGCGGTCTGCTCGGCGTTGCAGGGACGAGCGAGGGCGTGTTTGCGGTGGTTCGGTCGGACGAGCCCGGGGCAGTCGGCGGCGTGGTGGTCTCTCGACTGAGCGGGAGCGCGTGGGATGAGGTCACGCCATTTCCAACCGATGGCGATGGCGGGGTGGACTTGCAGAGGCCGGTTGATGTCGTCACGATTGACGGACGGCTCGGGATCGTGGGGCATGCGAGGGGGGGCGGGCTGAGTGTGTGGGTGAGATCGGTGGAGCCCGGTCCGGGATCCGAGAATGGGGATGATGATGCGGGTGTCTGGGTCCGGCGCGGGTTGGCATCGGTCCCCGATGAGGTTCCCGGGGTGCGGTTCGTGGGTGTTGGCTCTGTGCTTGTTGCGGTGGGGTGGCTTGGCTCGTCGTTGAATTACTGGACGGACATCGGCGGTGGTTGGTATCGGATCGCCGCGCATGATGAGTGCGGGCAACCGGTCGGGATCGTGCCGCTCGGGGATGTCGGCAGGGTGGTGGCGGTGTGGACGGGAGAGGGCGACGAAGGGGGAGTTGAGCGTGGCGCGGCGTCTGCGAAAGTGTGGGAGGTGTCGGCATCGACCGGGCTTGTATTCCATGACGGGTCTGCGGCACGGAGGGGGCCGCTTTCCACGCAGGATTTCCGCGCGTTGGTTGTGCTGCTTGTGGGTGCGACGACTGCGGTGCTGCTGTTTGTGATCAGGATCGGAGACGACTCGGGTGTGCTGACGCTTCCCCGTGGTGTGGCGCTGGCTCCGAGTGGGCGACGGGTCGCGGCATCGGTGATTGATCTGTGTGTGGCGGTGGGCGCGGTCTGGCTGCTGACCGGCGCGTCGCCGGGGCAGCAGCTTGACGTCTTGAAGCTGACGCCCGGGGGCATGGGCGTCATGGGGCTAGTGGATATTGTGGTCGTAGGGTTCTTTGCGGGGACGATCGCCGAGGCGTTCTTCGGTTGCTCGATCGGGAAGGGGTTGCTGGGGTGCGAGGTGCTGCCTGTGGTAGGACGGGAGACGATCGACCGGAGGGGGCTTGGACTGCTGCGTGCGGCGACACGCAACGCCGTGAAGTGGGCGCTTCCGCCGGCGGCGATGCTCGGGCTTTTCGAGGCCGGTGGCAGGCATCGAGGGGACGTGGCGGCCGGGGCGGTGGTGGTCGAGCGGTTTGATCCTGAGGAGAGTTCGGTGCGGGGAGAGTGA
- a CDS encoding 6-phosphofructokinase, with protein MPDLVRGNAAIGQSGGPTAVINQSLVGVVEGLRSGLHASGHVSKILGMKHAVRGLTKGEFHDFTDTHQDVLDRLAFTPSAGLGSTRDKPDRAYCERILESCKKHDIRYFFYIGGNDSSDTCRIVREMAVASNYDMRCFHVPKTVDNDLMENDHTPGFPSAARFVAMACMADFMDNISLPGIKINVIMGRHAGFLTAASALARRFDRHLNPHVQGESTDGPQLIYLPEVPFETDRFLADVEAIYSKKGRCHIAVSEGISDASGTPIGATLIKGGQVDAHGNVQLSGSGALGDQLSDLIKAKLTPAGGKPPRVRADTFGYIQRCWPDTSPIDRLEARRSGQYAARVAMQGHLDGSVAIKRPGSGSTLWLGMDNGAPYVSEYQRVELSAVAAKTRHMPKEFIQGHNNVSREFVEYALPLVGSLPTFERL; from the coding sequence ATGCCCGACCTTGTCCGTGGAAACGCAGCGATCGGTCAGTCCGGCGGCCCGACGGCTGTCATCAATCAGTCACTCGTCGGCGTGGTCGAGGGTTTGCGTTCGGGGCTGCACGCCTCGGGGCACGTCTCGAAGATCCTCGGGATGAAGCACGCTGTGCGCGGGCTGACCAAGGGCGAGTTCCATGATTTCACCGACACGCACCAGGATGTGCTCGATCGGCTCGCGTTCACGCCTTCGGCGGGGCTCGGCTCGACGCGCGACAAGCCGGATCGTGCGTATTGCGAGAGGATTCTTGAGTCGTGCAAGAAGCACGACATCAGATACTTCTTTTATATCGGTGGGAATGACTCGAGCGATACGTGCCGCATCGTGCGGGAGATGGCGGTCGCTTCCAACTATGACATGCGTTGCTTCCATGTGCCGAAGACGGTTGACAACGATCTGATGGAGAACGACCACACGCCGGGATTTCCATCGGCGGCGCGCTTTGTCGCGATGGCGTGCATGGCGGACTTCATGGACAACATCTCGCTTCCGGGGATCAAGATCAACGTGATCATGGGTCGGCACGCGGGGTTTCTGACAGCCGCGAGTGCGCTCGCCCGGCGTTTTGATCGGCACCTGAACCCGCATGTGCAGGGCGAGTCGACGGACGGTCCGCAGTTGATCTATCTGCCCGAGGTTCCGTTCGAGACCGATCGCTTTCTTGCCGACGTAGAGGCGATTTATTCGAAGAAGGGGCGTTGCCACATCGCGGTCTCTGAGGGGATCAGCGACGCGAGCGGCACGCCGATCGGCGCGACGCTCATCAAGGGTGGGCAGGTCGATGCACACGGGAATGTGCAGCTCTCAGGTTCGGGCGCGCTGGGTGACCAGTTGTCCGATCTCATCAAGGCGAAGCTGACCCCTGCGGGCGGCAAGCCGCCCCGCGTCCGGGCTGACACATTTGGATACATCCAGCGATGCTGGCCGGATACGTCGCCGATCGACCGGCTGGAGGCGAGACGAAGCGGGCAGTATGCGGCCCGGGTCGCGATGCAGGGGCATCTGGATGGGAGCGTGGCGATCAAGCGTCCTGGCTCCGGCTCGACGCTGTGGCTGGGGATGGACAACGGCGCGCCGTATGTCAGCGAGTATCAGCGTGTGGAGTTGTCAGCCGTGGCCGCGAAGACACGTCACATGCCCAAGGAGTTCATCCAGGGGCACAACAATGTTTCGCGAGAGTTTGTCGAGTATGCACTGCCGCTGGTTGGGTCTCTGCCGACGTTTGAGAGACTGTGA
- a CDS encoding GNAT family N-acetyltransferase: MPLRQPGDLLRTLTLREAVMREDIVRVREIVSSTRFFYDHEIDVACELVEETLAKGPIEGYRFLFADAPDGSGGTRTIGYTCYGQTPCTQGTFDLYWIAVHNDFRAHGLGRLLQRETESRVRGLGGRRLFAETSGRDQYAPTRRFYISLGYAEEARLADFYAPGDDKVVYGMRL; the protein is encoded by the coding sequence ATGCCCCTTCGACAACCCGGCGACCTGCTTCGCACGCTCACACTGCGCGAGGCCGTTATGCGTGAGGACATCGTGCGCGTTCGCGAGATTGTGTCAAGCACGCGGTTCTTCTACGACCACGAGATCGATGTGGCCTGCGAACTCGTCGAAGAGACGCTCGCGAAAGGCCCGATCGAGGGGTACCGCTTTCTCTTTGCCGACGCCCCCGATGGGAGCGGCGGCACCCGCACGATCGGCTACACCTGCTACGGGCAGACGCCCTGCACCCAGGGGACCTTCGACCTTTATTGGATCGCCGTCCACAACGACTTCCGGGCTCATGGCCTCGGTCGGCTCCTCCAACGCGAGACCGAGTCGCGAGTTCGCGGCTTGGGCGGCCGTCGCCTCTTCGCTGAGACGTCCGGCCGCGATCAGTACGCGCCGACCAGGAGGTTCTACATCTCTCTCGGATATGCCGAAGAGGCGCGCCTGGCGGACTTCTACGCCCCGGGCGACGACAAGGTCGTATACGGCATGCGCCTCTGA
- a CDS encoding ATP-grasp domain-containing protein: MHIGLTYDLKNEYLAQGYTPDECSELDSIETVDALAAVAELMGHRTTRVGHVKDLAKRLVAGERWDLVINIAEGMHGIGREAQVPALLDAYRIPYTFSDPLVCALTLHKGMCKRVVRDMGLNTARFGLVGCEGDLGSIELAYPLFAKPVAEGSSKGVTGASKISEPRELRDVCLALLERYGQPVLVEEYLPGREFTVGIVGTGERARVLGCMEIHIGPNAPHGFYSATNKDDWVGKVSYSIATDDEARAASDLALASYRGLGCRDVSRVDVRTDRNGKPAFIEINPLPGLRPGWSDLVFLCKYAGIEYEQLIRWIIESAMERVCEGSQVRDAAGARG; this comes from the coding sequence ATGCACATCGGGCTGACATACGACCTCAAGAACGAGTATCTCGCGCAGGGGTACACGCCGGATGAGTGCTCGGAACTGGATAGCATCGAGACCGTCGATGCGCTCGCGGCGGTCGCCGAGTTGATGGGGCATCGCACGACGCGTGTGGGGCATGTGAAGGATCTTGCCAAGCGCCTTGTTGCGGGCGAGCGATGGGATCTTGTGATCAACATCGCGGAGGGGATGCACGGGATTGGTCGTGAGGCGCAGGTCCCCGCGCTCCTGGATGCGTACAGGATCCCCTATACCTTCAGTGACCCGCTCGTGTGCGCGCTCACGCTGCACAAGGGGATGTGCAAGCGTGTCGTGCGCGACATGGGATTGAACACGGCGCGATTCGGGCTTGTCGGTTGCGAGGGTGACCTGGGATCGATCGAGCTTGCGTATCCGCTCTTTGCGAAGCCGGTCGCCGAGGGGTCGAGCAAGGGCGTGACGGGAGCGTCGAAGATCTCGGAGCCGCGTGAGCTTCGGGATGTGTGCCTCGCGTTGCTCGAGCGGTACGGTCAGCCGGTCTTGGTCGAGGAGTACCTGCCGGGTCGTGAGTTCACGGTCGGCATCGTGGGGACGGGTGAGCGGGCCAGGGTGCTCGGATGCATGGAGATCCACATCGGACCGAATGCGCCACACGGATTTTACTCGGCGACCAACAAGGATGACTGGGTCGGTAAGGTGTCGTACTCGATTGCGACCGACGACGAGGCCCGGGCGGCATCGGATCTTGCGCTTGCGTCGTATCGCGGGCTTGGCTGTCGCGATGTGTCGCGGGTTGATGTGCGGACCGATCGGAACGGCAAGCCCGCATTCATCGAGATCAATCCTCTGCCTGGGTTGAGGCCTGGTTGGTCGGATCTGGTCTTTCTCTGCAAGTACGCGGGGATCGAGTATGAGCAACTGATCCGTTGGATCATCGAGTCCGCGATGGAGCGTGTTTGCGAAGGGTCTCAGGTGCGCGACGCGGCGGGTGCTCGGGGATGA
- a CDS encoding GNAT family N-acetyltransferase, with the protein MAEGMVYAVRRDGFLISSDPTLLDLDVIHGFLSTCYWSPGIPRATIERALAHSLSFGLYETSGAAPRQIGFARVVTDRATFAYLCDVFILDAVRGRGLGTWLIESLLAHPDLHGLRRFCLLTRDAHALYARFGFKPMPDPSRYMEVWNPNVYKPQD; encoded by the coding sequence ATGGCCGAGGGCATGGTTTACGCGGTTCGTCGGGACGGCTTTCTCATTTCCAGCGATCCGACGCTGCTTGATCTCGATGTGATCCACGGGTTCCTCTCGACCTGCTACTGGTCGCCGGGAATCCCGCGTGCCACGATCGAGCGGGCTCTCGCTCACTCGCTGTCGTTCGGTTTGTACGAGACGTCCGGAGCGGCACCAAGGCAGATCGGCTTTGCTCGAGTCGTTACGGATCGAGCGACCTTCGCCTATCTCTGCGATGTCTTTATCCTCGACGCGGTTCGGGGACGCGGCCTGGGGACGTGGCTGATTGAGTCGCTCCTGGCCCATCCGGATCTCCATGGGCTCCGTCGGTTCTGTCTGCTGACGCGCGACGCCCACGCGCTGTATGCGAGGTTCGGCTTCAAGCCGATGCCCGACCCCTCGCGGTACATGGAGGTCTGGAATCCAAACGTCTACAAACCCCAGGATTGA
- a CDS encoding GAF domain-containing protein, giving the protein MAPVHTQAVRRPYHDVRVASRPYVTDAGERERVMREVIDALWDVTGRHGVSWIGFYLRVPGRDEMVLGPRRDKPACSPIGLQGMCGRCMLERKPILVDDIRTLGSNYIACDPRDMSEAVVPLIGPDGSCDAVLDADSYEFNAFTRHDIDHLSAILLRAGLSAQIAAPTLNL; this is encoded by the coding sequence ATGGCTCCAGTTCATACCCAGGCCGTTCGTCGTCCGTATCACGACGTTCGCGTCGCGTCGCGCCCGTATGTGACGGACGCGGGCGAGCGTGAGCGTGTGATGCGTGAGGTGATCGATGCGCTCTGGGATGTGACGGGTCGGCACGGGGTCTCGTGGATCGGGTTTTATCTGCGAGTGCCCGGGCGTGATGAGATGGTCCTCGGTCCGAGGCGTGACAAGCCCGCGTGCTCGCCGATCGGGCTTCAGGGCATGTGCGGACGCTGCATGCTTGAGCGGAAGCCGATCCTTGTTGATGACATTCGGACGCTGGGATCGAACTACATCGCGTGTGATCCGAGGGACATGTCTGAGGCCGTGGTGCCGCTGATCGGCCCGGATGGCTCTTGCGATGCGGTGCTCGATGCGGACTCGTATGAGTTCAATGCGTTCACACGGCACGACATCGATCATCTGTCAGCGATCCTGCTCCGGGCGGGGCTGTCGGCGCAGATCGCGGCGCCCACGCTCAATCTCTGA